A genomic segment from Deinococcus sp. YIM 77859 encodes:
- the lipA gene encoding lipoyl synthase: MTQPAKEPKFVKNGIYRKDSVPVRDKKPEWLKVTIPTGQVYGEVRKIVKEHRLHTVCEEAMCPNIGECWSRGTATFMLMGHICTRACRFCAVDTGNPMGRLDLEEPAHVAESVRLMGLKYVVLTSVDRDDLPDGGAYHFAKTVQAIKRVNPETRVEALTPDFGGNPHCVDLVLESGVDVYAQNLETVRRLTHPVRDIRAGYERTLGVLQHAKKSRPDVITKTSLMLGLGETREELREAMADCRAHGVDVITFGQYLRPTMHHLPVERYVSPAEFDEIREEGLRMGFLEVVAGPLVRSSYKAEQIVMDKPGNLPEHLAHLEGSEQLSLI, from the coding sequence ATGACCCAACCCGCCAAGGAACCCAAGTTCGTCAAGAACGGCATCTACCGCAAAGACAGCGTTCCCGTGCGCGACAAGAAGCCCGAGTGGCTCAAGGTGACCATCCCTACCGGGCAGGTGTACGGCGAGGTTCGCAAGATCGTCAAGGAACACCGCCTGCACACCGTCTGTGAGGAGGCGATGTGCCCCAACATCGGCGAGTGCTGGAGCCGGGGCACGGCGACCTTCATGCTGATGGGTCACATCTGCACCCGCGCCTGCCGCTTCTGCGCGGTGGATACTGGAAACCCCATGGGCCGGTTGGACCTCGAAGAACCCGCCCACGTGGCTGAATCTGTGCGCCTGATGGGCCTGAAGTACGTCGTGCTGACCTCGGTGGACAGAGACGACCTCCCCGATGGGGGCGCGTACCACTTCGCCAAGACGGTGCAGGCGATCAAGCGTGTGAACCCCGAAACGCGCGTCGAAGCCCTCACGCCTGACTTCGGCGGCAACCCCCACTGCGTGGACCTGGTGCTGGAAAGCGGTGTGGACGTGTACGCGCAGAACCTGGAAACGGTCCGGCGCCTGACCCACCCGGTGCGCGATATCCGCGCGGGCTACGAGCGCACGCTGGGCGTGCTGCAGCACGCCAAGAAGAGCCGCCCGGACGTGATCACCAAGACCTCTCTCATGCTGGGTCTGGGCGAGACGCGCGAGGAGCTGCGCGAGGCGATGGCGGACTGCCGCGCCCACGGCGTCGACGTGATTACCTTTGGCCAGTACCTGCGCCCCACCATGCACCACCTCCCGGTAGAGCGCTACGTCTCCCCCGCCGAGTTCGACGAGATCCGGGAAGAAGGGCTTCGTATGGGCTTCCTCGAAGTGGTCGCCGGGCCCCTTGTCCGTTCCTCCTACAAGGCCGAACAGATCGTGATGGACAAACCCGGCAACCTGCCCGAACACCTCGCGCACCTCGAGGGCAGCGAGCAGCTCAGCCTGATCTAG
- the lipB gene encoding lipoyl(octanoyl) transferase LipB — protein MKDAPFDVLDLGVMPYREAWDVQHEHHARVAAGGRPTLLLVEHPPVLTLGRKAKEGRNIIVTREYLASQGIEVLEVERGGDVTYHGPGQLVAYAIFPVGRRVQDFLRLLEGATIAALNELGLPDARPNPGYAGVYVDPREINGREYKQKIASFGVAVQQHVALHGLALNVTTNLGHFELIVPCGLADTQMTSLEREYELRGLARSASMAEARAALVRAFHTTFANYDWTLPQPAAAGS, from the coding sequence GTGAAGGACGCACCATTCGACGTGCTGGACCTGGGCGTGATGCCCTACCGCGAGGCGTGGGACGTGCAGCACGAGCATCATGCGCGCGTCGCCGCAGGTGGGCGGCCCACGCTGCTGCTGGTCGAACATCCACCCGTGCTCACCCTGGGCCGCAAGGCGAAGGAGGGCCGCAACATCATCGTCACGCGCGAGTACCTCGCCAGCCAGGGCATCGAGGTGCTCGAGGTCGAGCGCGGCGGCGACGTGACGTACCACGGCCCCGGTCAGCTCGTCGCCTACGCGATTTTCCCGGTGGGTCGGCGCGTGCAGGACTTCCTGCGGCTGCTGGAAGGGGCCACCATCGCGGCGCTCAACGAACTCGGCCTCCCCGACGCACGGCCCAACCCCGGCTACGCGGGCGTGTACGTGGACCCGCGCGAGATCAATGGCCGCGAGTACAAGCAGAAAATCGCGTCCTTTGGCGTAGCGGTGCAGCAACACGTGGCCCTGCACGGGCTGGCCCTCAACGTCACGACCAACCTTGGGCACTTCGAGCTCATTGTGCCCTGCGGCCTTGCGGACACGCAGATGACCAGCCTGGAGCGCGAGTACGAGCTGCGCGGCCTGGCCCGTTCGGCCAGCATGGCCGAGGCCCGGGCGGCCCTGGTCCGCGCCTTTCACACCACCTTTGCGAACTACGACTGGACGCTGCCGCAACCTGCCGCAGCGGGGAGCTAA
- a CDS encoding GNAT family N-acetyltransferase, translating into MVEGDTYLSRVSIRHTLNARLREFGGHIGYEIRPSVQRQGYGKLLLALALDRARALGLTRRDRGERRRAGGRVQACLLREADSARLN; encoded by the coding sequence CTGGTCGAGGGGGACACCTACCTGAGCCGGGTCAGCATCCGCCACACGCTGAATGCCCGCCTGCGCGAGTTCGGCGGTCACATCGGCTATGAAATCCGGCCGTCCGTCCAGCGGCAGGGATACGGAAAGCTGCTCCTCGCCCTCGCGCTGGACCGTGCCCGTGCACTCGGCCTGACGCGGCGTGATCGAGGCGAACGGCGGCGAGCTGGAGGGCGAGTTCAGGCTTGCTTGCTACGAGAGGCCGATTCGGCGCGACTGAATTGA
- the rplM gene encoding 50S ribosomal protein L13, translating to MKTFFPKQGEQNWVVVDAAGVPLGRLATLVASRIRGKHRPDFTPNIIQGDFVVVVNAEKVALTGNKLDGKVYTRYTGYQGGLKKETARQALAKHPERVIEHAVFGMLPKGRQGRAMHSRLKVYAGETHPHAAQKPQKLEVR from the coding sequence GTGAAAACCTTTTTTCCCAAACAAGGTGAGCAGAACTGGGTCGTGGTGGACGCGGCGGGCGTGCCGCTGGGCCGCCTCGCGACGCTGGTCGCCAGCCGCATTCGTGGCAAGCACCGCCCCGACTTCACCCCGAACATCATTCAGGGGGACTTCGTGGTGGTCGTGAATGCCGAAAAGGTGGCGTTGACCGGCAACAAGCTGGACGGCAAGGTGTACACCCGCTACACCGGCTACCAGGGCGGCCTGAAAAAGGAAACGGCGCGCCAGGCCCTGGCCAAGCACCCCGAGCGCGTGATCGAGCACGCGGTCTTCGGGATGCTGCCCAAGGGCCGCCAGGGCCGCGCGATGCACAGCCGCCTGAAGGTCTACGCGGGCGAGACGCACCCCCACGCCGCCCAGAAGCCCCAGAAACTCGAGGTTCGGTAA
- a CDS encoding shikimate kinase, whose product MNGSSLIVRPVTWVALAGFMGTGKSRVGWELSRALALHFVDTDKLITRVIGKSIPEVFAQEGEGYFRACEAEVVRRVTRLDYAVVSLGGGTFIHEANRRMLLERGPVVVLWASPETVYQRTRHSDRPLLQTPDPLTRIRTLMTEREEHYRQGTIHIHSDGRPAEEIVEEVIERLWDWADSQATRGNELPAHPLEERAAD is encoded by the coding sequence ATGAACGGGTCCAGCCTGATCGTGCGTCCCGTCACCTGGGTGGCACTGGCGGGCTTTATGGGCACCGGAAAAAGCCGCGTCGGCTGGGAACTGTCGCGCGCGCTGGCGCTGCATTTCGTGGACACCGACAAGCTGATTACACGCGTGATCGGCAAGAGCATTCCCGAGGTGTTTGCGCAGGAGGGTGAAGGCTACTTCCGCGCCTGTGAGGCGGAGGTGGTGCGCCGCGTCACCCGATTGGACTACGCCGTGGTCAGCCTGGGCGGCGGCACCTTTATCCACGAGGCAAACCGCCGCATGCTGCTCGAACGTGGCCCGGTGGTGGTGCTGTGGGCCTCGCCCGAGACGGTGTACCAGCGTACCCGTCACAGCGACCGGCCGCTGCTGCAAACCCCCGACCCCCTCACGCGCATCCGTACCCTGATGACCGAGCGCGAGGAGCACTACCGGCAGGGCACCATCCATATCCACAGTGACGGTCGCCCCGCCGAAGAGATCGTAGAAGAGGTCATCGAGCGCCTGTGGGACTGGGCAGACAGCCAGGCCACCCGAGGAAACGAGCTCCCCGCGCACCCCCTGGAGGAACGTGCGGCGGATTGA
- the rplS gene encoding 50S ribosomal protein L19: MQNVKVNRGAILRSVEQPHIKTDHPEFQPGDTVRVETKVVEGNRTRNQAFEGVVIAINGTGSRKSFTVRKISFGEGVERVFPFSSPLVAKITVLERGKVRRAKLYYLRELRGKAARIKSDRSRVMKDAARVQQAKGADQGSSPSEAQSGVEPVQTLGE; this comes from the coding sequence ATGCAAAACGTGAAAGTGAACCGCGGCGCGATCCTGCGTTCGGTCGAGCAGCCCCACATCAAGACGGACCACCCCGAGTTTCAGCCCGGCGACACCGTGCGGGTCGAAACGAAGGTCGTCGAAGGCAACCGTACCCGCAACCAAGCGTTTGAGGGCGTGGTGATTGCCATCAACGGCACGGGCAGCCGCAAGAGCTTTACGGTTCGCAAAATCAGCTTTGGTGAGGGTGTGGAGCGCGTCTTTCCCTTCAGCAGCCCGCTCGTTGCCAAGATCACGGTGCTCGAGCGCGGCAAGGTGCGCCGTGCCAAGCTGTACTACCTGCGCGAACTGCGTGGCAAGGCTGCTCGCATCAAGAGTGACCGCAGCCGCGTGATGAAGGACGCTGCCCGCGTTCAGCAGGCCAAGGGTGCCGACCAGGGCAGCAGTCCCAGCGAGGCCCAAAGCGGCGTGGAGCCCGTTCAGACGCTGGGCGAGTAA
- the aroQ gene encoding type II 3-dehydroquinate dehydratase — protein MILVLNGPNLNRLGLREPDVYGSQTLEDLERLCETWGAELGVPVTCRQSNYEGQLLEWIQDAQEHGFTGIVLNPGALTHYSYALRDAIAGQPLPVVEVHISNVDAREAFRHQSVTAAVCRGKISGLGFLGYRLAMEALTEGSA, from the coding sequence ATGATCCTCGTTCTCAACGGCCCCAACCTCAACCGTCTCGGCCTGCGCGAACCGGACGTGTACGGCTCGCAGACGCTCGAAGACCTGGAACGTCTGTGCGAGACGTGGGGCGCCGAACTCGGCGTGCCGGTGACCTGCCGCCAAAGCAACTACGAGGGGCAACTGCTGGAGTGGATTCAGGACGCGCAGGAGCACGGCTTCACCGGCATCGTCCTCAATCCGGGCGCGCTGACGCATTATTCCTACGCGCTGCGGGACGCGATCGCCGGGCAACCCCTTCCCGTCGTCGAGGTCCATATCTCCAACGTAGACGCCCGCGAGGCGTTTCGCCATCAGTCGGTGACGGCGGCGGTCTGCCGGGGCAAGATCAGCGGGCTGGGCTTTCTGGGCTACCGCCTGGCGATGGAGGCGCTGACGGAGGGGAGCGCCTAA
- the aroB gene encoding 3-dehydroquinate synthase, with product MRRIEVGGPQPYAVEVGPGLLARVRVPQRQVALLHPVDLPPAYVQVVQAALSPCVTVPVPARDDCKTLAVYADVLSRLAQVNLPRDGAVVGLGGGAATDLAGFVAATYLRGVAFYTLPTTLLGMVDAAVGGKTGVNLPEGKNLVGAFWPPRAVWCDTDTLATLPRPVFAEGAAEAYKHGLIADPTLLSRVLSPGFCPGGPGLQDTLADAVAVKAGVVSRDLTEQGERAFLNFGHTLAHGLEAATNHAVTHGEAVGYGMHYAALLSRALGGADLSGHTLAFLRWQRPQPLPPLTFDDVWPYMARDKKADTQGVRFVLLHDLAQPYLARVPETVLRRAFETWQTDVTSLS from the coding sequence GTGCGGCGGATTGAGGTCGGTGGGCCGCAGCCCTACGCGGTGGAGGTCGGCCCCGGCCTGCTCGCGCGGGTGCGGGTGCCGCAGCGGCAGGTCGCCCTGCTTCACCCCGTAGACCTGCCCCCCGCCTATGTCCAGGTGGTCCAGGCCGCCCTCTCTCCCTGCGTGACCGTGCCGGTCCCCGCTCGCGACGACTGCAAGACGCTCGCGGTGTACGCGGACGTGCTCTCGCGCCTCGCCCAGGTCAACCTGCCTCGTGACGGCGCCGTCGTGGGGCTGGGCGGTGGAGCCGCCACCGACCTCGCGGGCTTCGTCGCCGCGACCTACCTGCGCGGCGTGGCCTTTTACACCCTGCCCACGACGCTGCTGGGGATGGTGGACGCGGCAGTGGGTGGCAAGACCGGCGTGAACCTGCCCGAGGGCAAGAACCTTGTCGGCGCGTTCTGGCCGCCCAGGGCCGTGTGGTGTGACACGGACACCCTGGCCACCCTGCCCCGTCCCGTGTTCGCAGAGGGCGCCGCAGAGGCGTACAAGCACGGCCTGATTGCCGACCCGACCCTCCTTTCCCGCGTGCTCTCGCCTGGCTTCTGCCCCGGGGGACCAGGGCTGCAAGACACCCTTGCGGACGCCGTCGCCGTCAAGGCCGGGGTGGTGAGCCGCGACCTGACGGAACAGGGTGAACGCGCTTTTCTGAATTTCGGCCACACGCTGGCACACGGGCTGGAGGCAGCCACGAACCACGCGGTCACGCACGGCGAGGCGGTCGGGTACGGGATGCATTACGCGGCCCTCCTCAGCCGGGCTTTGGGCGGCGCGGACCTCAGCGGGCACACGCTTGCCTTCCTGCGCTGGCAGCGGCCCCAGCCCCTCCCCCCCCTCACCTTTGACGACGTGTGGCCCTATATGGCCCGCGACAAAAAGGCGGATACGCAGGGCGTCCGCTTCGTGCTCCTGCATGACCTGGCTCAGCCCTATCTGGCACGCGTTCCCGAAACGGTGTTGCGGCGGGCTTTTGAGACGTGGCAAACAGATGTCACCAGCCTGAGCTAA
- the aroC gene encoding chorismate synthase, protein MRYLTAGESHGPQLTAIIEGLPSQLPLGTGDINPWLRKRQGGYGRGRRMVIETDEAQLLSGVRAGRTTGAPVTLVLPNRDHRNWVEIMSPEPGGEPRKKALTDARPGHADLTGGIKYRHKDLRDVLERASARETAARVAVGAVALKLLAELGVEGANYVASLGGIETRVPFSWDQLGAIEASDLRTPDADAAARMRERIDEAKRDGDTLGGILEVRFRGLPVGLGSYVHWDRKLDGKIAQACLSVQAMKGVEIGRAFENAVKPGSQVHDPVYYREGTYARETNSAGGLEAGMTNGEELIVRVAMKPIATLMKPLPTVNVVTHEPSDAARERSDTTAVPAAGVILQCVIGWVLADAVLEKFGGDTLPELQERVQAARAYARAY, encoded by the coding sequence ATGAGGTATCTCACCGCCGGGGAGTCGCACGGGCCGCAACTGACGGCCATCATCGAGGGGTTGCCGTCGCAGTTGCCGCTGGGGACCGGTGACATCAATCCCTGGCTCCGCAAGCGGCAGGGCGGCTACGGACGCGGTCGGCGCATGGTGATCGAGACGGACGAGGCACAGCTTCTCAGCGGGGTCCGCGCGGGCCGCACCACCGGGGCGCCGGTCACGCTGGTCCTTCCCAACCGCGACCACCGCAACTGGGTGGAGATCATGTCGCCCGAGCCGGGGGGCGAGCCGCGCAAAAAGGCGCTGACCGATGCCCGCCCCGGCCACGCCGACCTCACCGGCGGCATCAAGTACCGCCACAAGGACCTGCGCGACGTGCTGGAACGGGCCTCGGCGCGGGAGACGGCGGCGCGGGTTGCGGTGGGGGCCGTGGCCCTCAAGCTGCTCGCGGAGCTCGGTGTAGAGGGGGCAAATTACGTGGCGAGCCTGGGCGGAATCGAGACGCGCGTGCCCTTCTCCTGGGACCAGCTCGGCGCGATCGAGGCATCGGACCTGCGAACCCCCGATGCGGACGCGGCCGCGCGGATGCGCGAGCGGATCGACGAGGCGAAAAGGGACGGCGATACCCTGGGCGGCATTCTGGAGGTGCGCTTCCGGGGCTTGCCGGTCGGCCTGGGGAGCTACGTGCACTGGGACCGCAAGCTGGACGGAAAGATCGCTCAGGCCTGTCTCAGCGTGCAGGCGATGAAGGGCGTGGAGATCGGACGGGCGTTCGAGAACGCGGTCAAGCCCGGCAGCCAGGTGCATGACCCGGTGTACTACCGGGAGGGCACCTATGCCCGCGAGACCAACAGCGCGGGCGGCCTGGAGGCGGGCATGACGAACGGCGAGGAACTCATCGTCCGCGTCGCCATGAAGCCCATCGCCACCCTGATGAAGCCGCTGCCGACCGTCAACGTGGTCACGCACGAGCCCTCGGACGCCGCCCGTGAGCGCAGCGACACGACGGCCGTGCCCGCCGCCGGAGTCATCCTGCAGTGTGTGATCGGCTGGGTGCTCGCCGACGCGGTGCTCGAAAAGTTCGGTGGAGACACGCTGCCCGAGCTTCAGGAGCGGGTTCAGGCGGCGAGGGCCTATGCTCGGGCGTACTGA
- a CDS encoding HAD-IIB family hydrolase, protein MSARPPTDLPLLLAFDLDGTLIPDQGREVPGPTAQALARLRTLGVRLAIITGRDTPPRPVREAVQPDAVATNNGGRIEVGGELHAEAHFTPAELEAILAHELADARVVVFTAGGLYVDLPPGREPEPWMQARSFRPLAEAPREGIVKVGFYHPNVAAFAARLRASHPHLVLTGAQPPYTEFLTVTPVGAHKGAALTLIAQALDIPLERTVAFGDSDNDQAMLELAGHAVQLGTLPLLAPHAHEQVASPEALGAYLHGLADRIAARSAAAAET, encoded by the coding sequence GTGAGTGCTCGTCCCCCCACCGACCTGCCGCTACTGCTCGCCTTTGATCTCGACGGAACCCTGATCCCCGACCAGGGCCGCGAGGTGCCCGGTCCTACGGCGCAGGCGCTCGCCCGGCTGCGGACCCTGGGCGTGCGGCTTGCGATCATTACCGGGCGCGACACGCCGCCCCGTCCCGTGCGTGAGGCGGTGCAGCCCGACGCCGTCGCTACCAACAACGGCGGTCGCATCGAGGTGGGCGGCGAGCTGCACGCCGAAGCGCACTTCACCCCGGCTGAGCTGGAGGCGATTCTCGCCCATGAGCTCGCAGACGCCCGGGTGGTGGTCTTTACGGCAGGTGGCCTGTACGTCGACCTCCCGCCGGGCCGCGAGCCAGAACCCTGGATGCAGGCCCGGAGCTTTCGGCCTCTTGCCGAAGCGCCGCGCGAGGGCATTGTCAAGGTCGGCTTCTACCATCCCAACGTTGCGGCGTTCGCGGCCCGCCTGCGGGCGAGTCACCCGCACCTCGTTCTTACCGGCGCGCAGCCCCCCTACACCGAGTTCCTGACGGTCACACCGGTCGGGGCCCACAAGGGCGCGGCCCTCACGCTGATTGCCCAGGCGCTGGACATTCCACTGGAGCGCACCGTGGCCTTTGGCGACAGTGACAACGATCAGGCGATGCTGGAACTCGCCGGGCACGCGGTGCAGCTCGGTACCCTTCCCCTGCTCGCCCCCCACGCCCATGAACAGGTGGCCTCCCCCGAGGCGCTCGGCGCGTACCTGCATGGGCTGGCCGACCGAATCGCGGCGAGAAGCGCTGCCGCTGCGGAGACCTAG
- a CDS encoding iron-siderophore ABC transporter substrate-binding protein has protein sequence MTKPLLFLTLALGTALLPAQAQTLTIRHDEGTATVKKNPQRVVALDEEALGWLAALGVSDRVVGLGSTYFTPSDLSGGRIKSEVLKRGFYGHINLLQPAYIGSWQAPNLETITALKPDLIVRLTWDGNQNYDKLSRIAPTIGYKEASPGFWQKGLRDLAKLFGKQAEAERVIKQVADTHRANARKLLAAGVFKTYPKVVVIAPFAGGSNWIYTSVRLIPDLRALGFKDGLKPKEGALGVGSPISDEALLGLDRQTLVVLFPPGGKYNGVDAFLKSPVGQRLRAQSVVYVPEDFSPYSGPLVSIRNSNELTRLILEKVQ, from the coding sequence ATGACCAAGCCTCTGCTCTTTCTCACGCTGGCGCTCGGCACGGCCCTCCTGCCGGCGCAGGCTCAGACCCTGACCATTCGCCACGATGAGGGCACCGCCACGGTGAAGAAAAATCCGCAGCGTGTGGTGGCGCTCGATGAGGAGGCGCTGGGCTGGCTGGCAGCGCTGGGGGTGAGCGACCGAGTGGTGGGGCTAGGCAGCACGTACTTCACGCCCTCGGATCTGAGCGGGGGCCGCATCAAGAGCGAGGTGCTCAAGCGGGGCTTCTATGGCCACATCAACCTGCTCCAGCCCGCCTACATCGGAAGTTGGCAAGCGCCCAACCTGGAAACCATCACGGCGCTCAAGCCTGACCTGATCGTGCGCCTCACCTGGGACGGCAACCAGAACTACGACAAACTCAGCCGAATCGCTCCCACCATCGGGTATAAGGAGGCGAGCCCGGGCTTCTGGCAAAAGGGGCTGCGCGACCTCGCCAAGCTCTTTGGCAAGCAGGCAGAAGCAGAACGGGTCATCAAGCAGGTCGCGGATACCCACCGCGCCAATGCGCGCAAACTGCTCGCGGCGGGTGTGTTCAAAACGTACCCCAAGGTCGTGGTGATCGCGCCCTTTGCCGGAGGCAGCAACTGGATCTACACCAGTGTGCGCCTGATTCCCGACCTGCGCGCCCTGGGCTTCAAGGACGGCCTTAAGCCCAAGGAAGGCGCCTTGGGCGTTGGCTCGCCCATCAGTGACGAGGCCCTGCTGGGCCTTGACCGGCAAACGCTGGTGGTGCTGTTTCCTCCCGGCGGCAAGTACAACGGCGTGGACGCCTTTCTGAAATCGCCCGTCGGTCAGCGCCTCCGGGCCCAGAGCGTGGTGTACGTGCCCGAAGACTTCAGTCCCTACAGCGGGCCCCTGGTGAGTATTCGCAACAGCAACGAGCTGACACGACTCATCCTGGAGAAGGTGCAGTGA
- the rpsI gene encoding 30S ribosomal protein S9 has product MATPEQFYGTGRRKAAVARVFLRPGEGRILVNGKEFQTYFRGLLRAVHALQAFRETGTAGRYDAVITVTGGGPSGQADAIKLGIARALLKVNPDFRAQLKPRGLLTRDPREVERKKYGLKKARRAPQFSKR; this is encoded by the coding sequence ATGGCGACCCCTGAACAGTTCTACGGCACTGGCCGCCGCAAGGCCGCCGTCGCGCGGGTGTTCCTGCGCCCCGGCGAAGGCAGAATTCTCGTGAACGGCAAGGAGTTTCAGACCTACTTCCGCGGTCTGCTGCGCGCTGTCCACGCCCTTCAGGCGTTTCGCGAGACCGGCACCGCGGGCCGCTATGACGCCGTCATCACCGTGACGGGTGGCGGTCCCAGCGGTCAGGCCGACGCGATCAAGCTCGGCATTGCCCGCGCCCTGCTGAAGGTCAACCCCGACTTCCGCGCCCAGCTCAAGCCGCGAGGCCTGCTGACCCGTGACCCCCGCGAGGTCGAGCGCAAGAAGTACGGCCTGAAAAAGGCCCGCCGCGCGCCCCAGTTCAGCAAGCGCTAG
- a CDS encoding ATP-binding cassette domain-containing protein, translated as MTGKPSKTPLVDLRDVTVRAGGSTLLKQVTLNVAPGEAVLLLGPNGGGKTTLLRLLAGEVAPVRGERVYGLGGEVQRSAVRARRTLSVTGPDAEAFYLTRDWAQSVRDVLLAGFEGDTLRLWEPTPRALARLGEVAARTGVTDLLERDFRTLSHGQRRRVMLARALMPRPELLLLDEFTDGLSVAARATLGEILRELHASGVALVLATHRPAEAPALPWRTLRVEGGRIRTADRLATAPRRGPLLPPPPGAGDLVRLRQVEVYRNGQRALGPLSWTWRAGQHWLVTGENGSGKSTLARLLAGELHPALGGRIERPFLRRDLLSERRRAVGLVGAEISWRQRRAWTGREVIGSGWTGTEGFTPDLTLEQAAQVEALAARLNAADLLERPAETLSQGQLRRLLLARAVIHTPRLLLLDEGLDFLDAETRLCFLALLPELVRQGTHVLVIAHRPEDAPPGLTHHLRLEGGRRAEEGPL; from the coding sequence ATGACGGGCAAGCCAAGCAAAACGCCGCTGGTAGACCTGCGGGACGTGACGGTACGTGCCGGTGGGTCCACCCTGCTAAAACAGGTCACCCTGAACGTTGCACCCGGCGAGGCTGTGCTGCTGCTGGGCCCCAACGGCGGCGGAAAAACCACGCTGTTGCGCCTGCTGGCCGGCGAAGTGGCTCCGGTGCGGGGCGAGCGGGTGTACGGGCTGGGCGGGGAGGTGCAGCGGTCGGCGGTGCGGGCGCGGCGTACCCTGTCGGTCACTGGACCGGACGCCGAGGCCTTTTATCTGACGCGCGACTGGGCACAGAGCGTGCGGGACGTGCTGCTTGCCGGGTTCGAGGGCGACACGCTGCGGCTGTGGGAGCCGACACCGAGGGCACTCGCCCGGCTCGGCGAGGTCGCGGCGCGAACAGGGGTCACGGACCTGCTGGAGCGCGACTTCCGCACCCTTAGCCACGGGCAACGGCGACGGGTGATGCTGGCCCGGGCGCTGATGCCCCGCCCAGAACTGCTGCTGCTCGACGAGTTCACCGACGGCCTCAGCGTCGCGGCACGCGCCACGCTGGGGGAGATCCTGCGGGAACTTCATGCCTCGGGGGTCGCCCTCGTCCTCGCCACACACCGCCCCGCCGAAGCCCCGGCACTCCCCTGGCGAACACTGCGGGTGGAGGGGGGACGGATCAGGACGGCAGACCGCCTGGCTACGGCCCCACGTCGGGGCCCCCTCCTGCCCCCGCCCCCCGGTGCCGGCGATCTCGTACGGCTGCGGCAGGTGGAAGTCTACCGCAACGGTCAGCGAGCGCTGGGGCCACTCTCCTGGACGTGGCGGGCCGGGCAGCACTGGCTGGTGACGGGCGAGAACGGGAGCGGCAAGAGTACCCTCGCCCGGCTGCTCGCCGGGGAACTCCACCCCGCGCTGGGCGGCCGGATCGAACGCCCCTTTCTGCGCCGCGACCTGCTGAGCGAACGGCGGCGCGCGGTCGGGCTGGTCGGTGCGGAGATCAGCTGGCGCCAGCGCCGCGCTTGGACGGGCCGCGAGGTGATTGGGAGCGGGTGGACAGGCACTGAGGGCTTCACGCCTGACCTCACGCTGGAGCAGGCCGCGCAGGTAGAGGCGCTGGCCGCGCGGCTAAACGCGGCGGACCTGCTGGAGCGGCCAGCCGAGACGCTCTCGCAGGGGCAGCTTCGCCGCCTGCTGCTCGCGCGCGCGGTGATCCACACCCCCCGCCTCCTGCTGCTGGACGAGGGCCTAGATTTTCTGGACGCCGAGACCCGTCTGTGCTTCCTGGCCCTGCTGCCGGAACTGGTACGGCAAGGCACCCACGTGCTGGTGATCGCACACCGGCCTGAGGACGCGCCACCGGGACTCACGCACCATCTGCGGCTGGAAGGCGGGCGCAGAGCAGAGGAGGGCCCGCTCTAG